A genomic stretch from Desulfolutivibrio sulfodismutans DSM 3696 includes:
- a CDS encoding DUF459 domain-containing protein → MHRKGPNLLVLALMVAMALPPLPGRLLASVSAEPEASSVTRTAPAHTVAVIGDSLSIGLGKEMERVFAARQDVGFTRLGKVSSGLAKPEFFDWEKTAAKLASDLEPDVVVIMIGANDNKNILTEDGRTIYFTDPAWDAAYAARAALLADACRAHAPQAKLFWVGAPVMADAALSRDLKRINAALAAMCAGKKGCTFIDTWSVLADGEGRFAPLAAAATGEMTAIRLDDGVHVTPVGSRLLASRCLETILPAMGLDASVIGTVFADATHLRPVAAREVASAKPDASVTAAIPAGKTPVDAPGRHTVRSGETLWRVAKNAGTTVAALVASNPGLHPDRLAAGQVLTLPPSAAASQMETITVEVAAAAPVAVPTEQPAVSAAAPDAAPDAVPAQAALAQAADVPAAAPRADDQTEQAAPASPLGTYAVLPGDSIWTVSKKLGVSARELVRANSSIDPDRLSLGQLLHVPAKTQAADAAPTTKTPAPTAQVVDGPSHVLAQGDNFWSVAKRLGVRVSDLRTANPGLDPKKLQPGQTIAVPASPAQTETAAATPATRIDGGYAVADGDNLWSIARRFGVSVSDLKKANAGVRPDRLQPGQRLAIPDPAAPSQAQSAPTPGQVVQGQDGVTAYAVAGGDTPWTVAKRFGVSVEQLLAANDGVNPKRLQIGQLLTIPSESAPGMAKGRDLRQDADAVRVPVAKGDNLWSLARRHGLRVDDLLAVNQGIDPMRLEIGSELAIPSHEAAKAERERRDASIEVSVRQEGSVRAYSVADGDTLWNLSRRFGVSVTRILEANASVNPDRLEIGQPLNIPASVMAAR, encoded by the coding sequence ATGCATCGAAAAGGACCGAATCTGCTCGTCCTGGCCCTCATGGTGGCCATGGCCCTGCCCCCTCTGCCCGGACGCCTTCTGGCCTCGGTTTCGGCCGAGCCCGAAGCCTCTTCCGTGACCAGGACCGCCCCGGCCCACACCGTGGCCGTGATCGGCGATTCCCTGTCCATCGGCCTTGGCAAGGAGATGGAGCGCGTGTTCGCCGCGCGGCAGGACGTGGGTTTCACCCGCCTGGGCAAGGTCTCCAGCGGTCTGGCCAAGCCGGAATTTTTCGACTGGGAAAAAACCGCGGCAAAACTGGCCTCGGACCTTGAGCCCGACGTGGTTGTGATCATGATCGGGGCCAACGACAATAAGAACATCCTCACCGAGGATGGCCGCACCATCTACTTCACCGACCCCGCCTGGGACGCGGCCTATGCCGCCCGGGCCGCGCTTTTGGCCGACGCCTGCCGGGCCCACGCCCCCCAGGCCAAACTCTTCTGGGTCGGCGCGCCAGTCATGGCCGACGCCGCGCTGAGCCGCGACCTCAAGCGCATCAACGCCGCCCTGGCCGCCATGTGCGCTGGCAAAAAAGGCTGCACCTTCATCGACACCTGGAGCGTCCTGGCCGACGGCGAGGGACGTTTCGCGCCCCTGGCCGCCGCCGCCACGGGCGAGATGACCGCCATCCGTCTGGACGACGGGGTGCATGTCACCCCGGTCGGCTCCCGCCTCCTGGCCTCGCGCTGCCTGGAGACCATCCTGCCCGCCATGGGGCTGGACGCCTCGGTGATCGGGACGGTTTTCGCCGACGCCACGCATCTGCGTCCGGTGGCCGCCCGCGAGGTGGCCTCGGCCAAGCCCGACGCCTCCGTCACGGCCGCCATCCCGGCCGGAAAAACCCCGGTCGACGCCCCCGGACGCCACACCGTGCGTTCCGGCGAAACCCTGTGGCGCGTCGCCAAAAATGCCGGAACCACCGTGGCCGCCCTGGTCGCCTCCAATCCGGGCCTGCACCCCGACCGTCTGGCCGCCGGGCAGGTGTTGACCCTTCCGCCGTCCGCCGCCGCGTCCCAGATGGAAACCATCACCGTAGAGGTTGCGGCCGCGGCGCCCGTCGCCGTCCCGACCGAGCAACCGGCCGTCTCGGCCGCCGCCCCGGACGCCGCCCCGGACGCCGTCCCGGCCCAGGCCGCCCTGGCCCAGGCCGCGGATGTCCCTGCCGCCGCGCCCCGCGCGGACGATCAGACGGAGCAGGCCGCCCCGGCGAGCCCCCTGGGGACCTATGCGGTCCTGCCCGGCGACTCCATCTGGACCGTGTCCAAAAAGCTTGGCGTGAGCGCCCGCGAACTGGTACGGGCCAACAGCTCCATCGATCCCGACCGGCTGTCCCTGGGACAGCTCTTACACGTTCCGGCCAAGACCCAGGCGGCCGATGCCGCCCCCACGACCAAAACCCCGGCCCCGACGGCCCAGGTCGTCGACGGTCCGTCCCATGTCCTGGCCCAGGGCGACAACTTCTGGAGCGTGGCCAAGCGGCTGGGCGTGCGGGTGTCCGATCTGCGCACGGCCAACCCCGGGCTCGATCCCAAAAAGCTTCAGCCCGGCCAGACCATCGCCGTGCCCGCCTCCCCGGCCCAGACGGAAACGGCCGCCGCCACGCCCGCCACGCGCATTGACGGCGGCTACGCTGTGGCCGACGGCGACAACCTGTGGAGCATCGCCCGCCGCTTCGGCGTCAGCGTCTCGGATCTCAAGAAGGCCAACGCGGGCGTGCGCCCGGATCGGCTACAGCCCGGACAGCGTCTGGCCATCCCCGATCCGGCCGCCCCAAGCCAGGCCCAGAGCGCCCCGACCCCGGGACAGGTCGTCCAGGGCCAGGACGGCGTCACCGCCTATGCCGTGGCCGGGGGCGACACCCCGTGGACCGTGGCCAAGCGTTTCGGCGTGAGCGTGGAGCAGCTTTTGGCCGCCAACGACGGCGTCAACCCCAAACGCCTCCAGATCGGCCAGCTGCTGACCATCCCGTCCGAATCCGCCCCGGGCATGGCCAAGGGGCGTGATCTGCGCCAGGACGCCGACGCCGTGCGCGTGCCCGTGGCCAAGGGCGACAACCTGTGGTCCCTGGCCCGCCGCCACGGCCTGCGCGTGGACGACCTCCTGGCCGTCAACCAGGGCATCGACCCCATGCGTCTGGAGATCGGCAGCGAACTGGCCATTCCCTCCCACGAGGCCGCCAAGGCCGAACGGGAACGCCGCGACGCCTCCATCGAGGTCAGCGTGCGCCAGGAAGGCTCCGTTCGGGCCTACAGCGTGGCCGACGGCGACACCCTGTGGAACCTGTCGCGCCGTTTCGGCGTGAGCGTGACGCGCATCCTTGAGGCCAACGCCAGCGTGAACCCCGACCGGCTGGAGATCGGGCAGCCTCTGAACATCCCGGCCAGCGTGATGGCGGCCCGATAG
- a CDS encoding MBOAT family O-acyltransferase — translation MNPTSLEFALFFLIVFPLNWLLRSHDLGYRLFLLAASYVFYASFNLKFFLILFIFSFLTWFFAIIFRESGERWFRKFCLILYLSISLGILIFFKYYEMLYLSLDHLLGWVNVANPVPFMDVFLPIGISFFTFQGLSYAIDVYRDDKNVVKNPLDVFIFIAFFPTILSGPILRAKDFMPQLRRTTANQVDMGSGFYLLLRGLFKKLVISSYLSEHIVRQVFAAPEGFSSLAVLVGVVSYSIQIYCDFSGYTDLARGIGRLLGFSLPNNFNLPYAACNLRDFWRRWHITFSTWLRDYLYIPLGGNRKGQFRKYANLVVTMALGGLWHGAAYNFLVWGFIHGFGLVAVHLFIDRKSRRRGDAPVPEAGFGPFASRFLGRVATFSYVTLAWVFFGAEDAGKAMDILARVAAFDPHGASGGHLPLVPVVLAVLVLAAQIWRFDARGLYDRMIRPLPAPIQGVALGLAATAILKLGPDGVLPFIYFSF, via the coding sequence ATGAATCCCACGAGCCTCGAATTCGCGCTATTTTTCCTGATCGTATTTCCGCTGAACTGGCTGTTGCGGTCCCATGATCTTGGCTACCGGCTGTTTCTGCTGGCGGCGTCCTATGTGTTTTATGCCTCCTTCAATCTGAAGTTCTTCCTGATCCTTTTCATCTTCAGCTTTCTGACCTGGTTTTTCGCCATCATCTTCCGCGAGTCCGGCGAACGCTGGTTCCGAAAATTCTGCCTCATTCTCTATTTAAGCATCTCCCTGGGCATCCTGATCTTTTTCAAATACTACGAGATGCTCTATCTCTCTTTGGACCATCTCCTGGGATGGGTGAACGTGGCCAATCCGGTGCCGTTTATGGACGTGTTTTTGCCCATCGGCATCTCTTTTTTCACCTTCCAGGGCCTGTCCTACGCCATTGATGTCTATCGCGACGACAAGAACGTGGTCAAAAATCCCCTGGACGTCTTCATCTTCATCGCCTTTTTCCCGACCATCCTCTCCGGCCCCATCCTGCGGGCCAAGGACTTCATGCCCCAACTGCGCCGGACCACGGCGAACCAGGTGGACATGGGCTCGGGTTTTTATCTGCTGCTGCGCGGCCTGTTCAAAAAACTGGTCATCTCCAGCTACCTTTCCGAGCACATCGTGCGCCAGGTCTTCGCCGCCCCCGAGGGATTCAGCTCCCTGGCCGTGCTGGTCGGCGTGGTGTCCTATTCCATACAGATCTATTGCGACTTCTCCGGATATACCGACCTGGCCCGGGGCATCGGGCGGCTTCTGGGCTTTTCCCTGCCCAACAACTTCAACCTGCCTTATGCCGCCTGCAATCTGCGCGACTTCTGGCGTCGCTGGCACATCACCTTCTCCACCTGGCTGCGCGACTACCTGTACATTCCCCTGGGCGGCAACCGCAAAGGCCAGTTCCGCAAATACGCCAACCTGGTCGTGACCATGGCCCTGGGGGGCCTGTGGCACGGCGCGGCGTACAACTTCCTGGTGTGGGGGTTCATCCACGGCTTCGGGCTGGTGGCCGTCCATCTGTTCATCGACCGCAAATCCCGCAGGCGCGGCGACGCGCCGGTTCCCGAGGCGGGATTTGGTCCCTTCGCCTCCCGGTTCCTCGGCCGTGTGGCCACCTTTTCCTACGTGACCCTGGCCTGGGTGTTTTTCGGGGCCGAGGACGCGGGCAAGGCCATGGACATCCTGGCCCGGGTGGCCGCCTTCGATCCCCATGGCGCATCCGGCGGCCATCTTCCGCTGGTTCCGGTGGTCCTGGCGGTCCTGGTGCTGGCCGCCCAGATCTGGCGCTTCGACGCCCGGGGGCTTTACGACCGCATGATCCGGCCCCTGCCCGCGCCGATCCAGGGCGTGGCCCTGGGCCTTGCGGCCACGGCCATCCTCAAGCTCGGCCCCGACGGGGTGTTGCCCTTCATCTATTTTTCCTTTTGA
- a CDS encoding SGNH/GDSL hydrolase family protein codes for MNAPRRHTSAVLRLLLTLCAGFALAAFPRELLSMRPPAQASATASPTTPVVDFPFPPSLAQPPATAPGGVTHVLRQPVKANAVRLAVDKNAHHPLDHPLAVRREGRLPGRTQAPRPVRVYAVNEPTPAVDPRGTVPAPPVSPPVAAAPPAVSLRSPAPAAPREVAVQTAPRVATPPPSPGDPAKAAGRALTGSRLLVVGDSLSISLADVLERRLAKTPELAFARLGKVSSGLARPGFFDWEKHLAEMVQTNRPDTVVVMIGANDNKSLPLPSGKTAAFGTAAWSVEYRRRAARLVDIARAANPDVRIVWLGAPVMADPGLFRDMPVVNAALAEEMRRLPGCRFVDVWPVLAGPGGRYAEFLNPGTRLRAPDGVHLAPAGAARLADACLAALAEPARVMLSQNP; via the coding sequence ATGAATGCACCACGCCGCCATACCTCGGCCGTTCTGCGGCTTCTCCTGACGCTGTGCGCCGGTTTCGCCCTTGCGGCCTTTCCCCGGGAGCTTTTATCCATGCGGCCCCCGGCCCAGGCCTCGGCGACAGCCTCGCCGACCACGCCGGTTGTCGATTTTCCCTTCCCGCCAAGCCTGGCCCAGCCCCCGGCGACGGCTCCGGGCGGCGTCACCCATGTCCTGCGACAGCCGGTAAAGGCCAACGCGGTGCGTCTGGCCGTGGACAAAAACGCGCATCATCCCCTGGACCATCCCCTGGCCGTGCGCCGCGAGGGACGGCTCCCCGGCCGGACCCAGGCCCCTCGGCCGGTGCGGGTCTATGCCGTCAATGAACCGACTCCGGCTGTCGATCCGCGCGGGACGGTCCCGGCCCCGCCAGTTTCCCCTCCCGTGGCCGCCGCCCCGCCCGCCGTATCGCTCCGGTCGCCCGCACCCGCCGCGCCCCGGGAGGTCGCCGTCCAGACCGCCCCCCGCGTGGCCACGCCTCCCCCCTCCCCGGGCGATCCCGCCAAGGCGGCAGGCCGGGCCCTGACCGGGTCGCGCCTTCTGGTCGTGGGCGACTCCCTGTCCATCTCCCTGGCCGATGTCCTGGAGCGGCGGCTGGCCAAAACGCCCGAACTGGCCTTTGCCCGGCTGGGCAAGGTCTCCAGCGGGCTGGCCCGCCCCGGGTTTTTCGACTGGGAGAAACACCTGGCCGAGATGGTGCAAACCAACCGCCCGGACACGGTGGTGGTCATGATCGGGGCCAACGACAACAAATCCCTGCCCCTGCCCTCGGGCAAGACAGCGGCCTTCGGCACGGCGGCCTGGAGCGTCGAATATCGCCGCCGGGCCGCCCGGCTGGTGGATATCGCCCGGGCGGCCAATCCGGACGTGCGGATCGTCTGGCTCGGCGCGCCGGTCATGGCCGATCCCGGGCTTTTCCGGGACATGCCCGTGGTCAATGCCGCGTTGGCCGAGGAGATGCGCCGTCTGCCCGGATGCCGGTTCGTCGACGTCTGGCCGGTGCTGGCCGGTCCCGGGGGGCGGTATGCGGAATTTCTCAACCCTGGAACCCGCCTGCGCGCCCCCGACGGCGTGCATCTGGCCCCGGCCGGGGCCGCGCGCCTGGCCGACGCCTGTCTGGCCGCCCTGGCCGAACCGGCCCGGGTCATGCTCTCCCAGAATCCGTGA
- a CDS encoding AbrB family transcriptional regulator: protein MSLFRRAWLWAALVLVSGLLAGLLAWAAFPAAVLLGPMIAAMAFSLGGVPLEVPHRAFAAAQAVVGCLVAVTVTPATLAALGQQWLPMLVTIVHIIISGAVVGLVLILRGVVPGSTAAWGASPGGAAAMSIMAESYGADMRMVAFMQYLRMFVVVLTASGVSRLLLGHAVAPPADRALSLGLDAPVLPLALTLLVIACGMLLARRLRVPAGTMLLPMLLAAALNASGLLRITLPAWLLWATYACLGWYIGMRFTRCTVRHALRAIPQLVLATFLLIALCGIAAWMLTAWLGVDPLSAYLATSPGGLDSVVVIAAGSGCDVPFVMAQQTLRLFAVVLIGPQVARLLCRFDARRRGIKETAGNRTGR, encoded by the coding sequence ATGTCCCTGTTCCGACGTGCCTGGCTGTGGGCCGCGCTTGTCCTGGTTTCCGGCCTTTTGGCCGGGCTTTTGGCCTGGGCCGCCTTTCCGGCCGCCGTACTGCTCGGTCCCATGATCGCCGCCATGGCCTTTTCCCTGGGCGGCGTCCCCCTGGAGGTGCCCCATAGGGCCTTCGCCGCCGCCCAGGCCGTGGTCGGCTGTCTGGTGGCCGTGACCGTCACCCCCGCCACCCTGGCCGCCCTGGGCCAGCAGTGGCTGCCGATGCTCGTGACCATCGTCCACATCATCATTTCCGGGGCGGTCGTGGGGCTGGTGCTCATCCTCCGGGGCGTCGTGCCCGGCTCCACGGCCGCCTGGGGGGCCTCGCCCGGGGGTGCCGCGGCCATGTCGATCATGGCCGAGTCCTACGGCGCGGACATGCGCATGGTGGCCTTCATGCAGTACCTGCGGATGTTCGTGGTGGTGCTGACCGCCTCGGGTGTCTCACGCCTTCTGCTTGGCCATGCGGTTGCGCCTCCCGCCGACCGCGCCCTGTCCCTGGGCCTGGATGCGCCGGTGCTCCCCCTGGCCCTGACCTTGCTCGTCATCGCCTGCGGCATGCTCCTGGCCCGCCGGTTGCGCGTACCGGCCGGGACCATGCTGCTGCCCATGCTTCTCGCCGCCGCGCTCAACGCCAGCGGTCTTTTGCGCATCACCCTGCCTGCCTGGCTGTTGTGGGCCACGTATGCCTGCCTGGGCTGGTACATCGGCATGCGCTTCACGCGCTGCACGGTGCGCCACGCTCTGCGGGCCATTCCCCAGTTGGTTCTGGCCACCTTCCTGCTCATCGCCCTGTGCGGCATCGCGGCCTGGATGTTGACCGCCTGGCTCGGTGTGGACCCCTTGAGCGCCTACCTGGCCACCAGCCCGGGAGGCCTCGATTCGGTGGTGGTCATCGCCGCGGGCAGCGGCTGCGATGTCCCCTTCGTCATGGCCCAGCAGACCCTGCGCCTCTTCGCGGTGGTGCTCATCGGCCCCCAGGTGGCGCGGCTGCTCTGCCGCTTCGACGCGCGGCGAAGGGGAATAAAGGAAACGGCCGGAAACCGGACGGGCCGCTGA
- a CDS encoding B12-binding domain-containing radical SAM protein, whose translation MKNILLVNPRLPRSFWSFPDIMQVTGKKALLPSLGLLTVAGLLPPDWNVRLADENVRPVSDADLRFADVVMISAMLVQRDGLFACAARARAMGKIVVAGGPYATSAPDEMLAGGCNFVVVGEGEATIPLLVRALEEGRPGGVIAVEEKTDMEQVPLPRFDLINPRDYDAMPVQTSRGCPFACEFCDVINLFGRTPRYKSARQVVAELAAILETGHRGAVFFTDDNFIGNPKRAKELLQSIADWNRGHGEPFWFITQASVNLGSSPELIDLMTAANFGYVFVGIESPDTDVLAATHKYQNIRHPLLESIRAIGAGGLTVVGSFILGFDNEAAGAGTRVTAFAEAAHIPLVMVNTLQAVPQTELWRRLRDEGRLVDGDVGDLATGPMNFTPTRPMRDILTEQIAAWDRLYDVSHHMERVLGNILAMRPVRSEPGTGKKPPSREKRPQATVLADTCSELRLLARLVWRLGIASRHRGQFWRQLVTVARKNPSRWRRYLTLLVMGDDILSFTAVIRERAAPSLR comes from the coding sequence ATGAAAAACATCCTGCTGGTCAATCCGCGTCTGCCGCGTTCCTTTTGGAGTTTCCCGGACATCATGCAGGTGACCGGGAAAAAGGCCCTTTTGCCGTCCCTTGGACTGTTGACCGTGGCCGGGCTTTTGCCTCCGGACTGGAATGTGCGTCTGGCCGACGAAAACGTGCGACCCGTGTCCGATGCGGATCTGCGCTTTGCCGATGTGGTCATGATTTCGGCCATGCTGGTGCAGCGCGACGGCCTGTTCGCCTGCGCCGCGCGGGCCAGGGCCATGGGGAAGATCGTGGTCGCGGGCGGTCCCTACGCCACCTCCGCGCCGGATGAGATGCTGGCCGGGGGCTGCAATTTCGTGGTGGTCGGGGAGGGGGAGGCAACCATCCCCCTGCTGGTGCGGGCCCTTGAAGAAGGCCGTCCGGGGGGCGTCATCGCCGTGGAGGAAAAAACCGACATGGAGCAGGTGCCCCTGCCCCGGTTCGATCTGATCAATCCCCGGGACTACGACGCCATGCCCGTGCAGACCTCCCGGGGCTGCCCGTTCGCCTGCGAATTTTGCGACGTCATCAACCTGTTCGGCCGCACCCCCCGGTACAAGTCGGCCCGGCAGGTGGTGGCCGAACTGGCGGCGATCCTTGAGACGGGGCACCGGGGCGCGGTCTTTTTCACCGACGACAATTTCATCGGCAACCCCAAGCGGGCCAAGGAGCTTTTGCAATCCATCGCCGACTGGAACCGGGGGCACGGGGAGCCGTTCTGGTTCATCACCCAGGCCTCGGTGAACCTGGGCAGCAGCCCCGAACTCATCGACCTCATGACGGCGGCCAATTTCGGCTACGTGTTTGTGGGCATCGAGTCCCCGGACACGGACGTCCTGGCCGCCACCCATAAATACCAGAACATCCGCCATCCGCTCCTGGAGTCCATCCGGGCCATCGGGGCCGGGGGACTGACGGTGGTGGGCAGTTTCATCCTGGGGTTCGACAACGAGGCCGCCGGGGCGGGAACGCGCGTCACGGCCTTTGCCGAGGCGGCGCACATCCCCCTGGTGATGGTCAACACCCTTCAGGCCGTGCCCCAGACCGAGCTGTGGCGGCGGCTTCGCGACGAGGGGCGGCTGGTGGACGGCGACGTGGGGGACTTGGCCACGGGGCCGATGAACTTTACGCCCACCCGGCCCATGCGCGACATCCTGACGGAGCAGATCGCGGCCTGGGACCGTCTGTACGACGTGTCCCACCACATGGAACGGGTGCTGGGCAATATTTTGGCCATGCGCCCGGTCAGGTCCGAGCCGGGCACGGGAAAAAAGCCCCCTTCGCGGGAAAAAAGGCCCCAGGCCACGGTCTTGGCCGATACGTGCAGCGAACTGCGGCTTTTGGCGCGGCTGGTGTGGCGGCTTGGGATCGCCTCGCGGCACCGGGGGCAGTTCTGGCGGCAGCTTGTCACCGTGGCCCGGAAAAATCCCTCCCGCTGGCGTCGGTACCTGACCCTTTTGGTCATGGGCGACGACATCCTGTCGTTTACGGCGGTCATCCGGGAGCGGGCCGCGCCGTCTTTGCGATAG
- a CDS encoding TIGR00266 family protein has product MADDIDYRILGDDMQIVEIILDPGEGVRAETGAMLYLEGGIEMATGAGGGLLSGLKRMVSGENFFITTFENTGSGTAMAAFGAPYPGKIVPIELADHGGSFLCQKDAYLCSAVGVDITVAFTKRLGAGLFGGEGFVLQKLTGDGLAFIHAGGTVIEKVLAAGEVLRVDTGCLAGFEESVDYDIGFVGGFTNALFGGEGMFLASMTGPGRVYLQSLPFSRLADRIHSANYAGREEKKGVAGVGGSLLGGILGGDK; this is encoded by the coding sequence ATGGCCGACGACATCGACTATCGCATTCTGGGTGACGACATGCAGATTGTGGAGATCATTCTCGATCCGGGTGAAGGTGTTCGGGCCGAAACCGGGGCCATGCTCTACCTCGAAGGCGGCATCGAGATGGCCACCGGCGCCGGCGGCGGCCTCTTAAGCGGCCTCAAGCGCATGGTCTCGGGGGAAAACTTTTTCATCACCACCTTTGAAAACACCGGGTCCGGCACGGCCATGGCCGCCTTCGGGGCGCCCTATCCGGGCAAGATCGTACCCATCGAACTGGCCGACCACGGCGGTTCCTTCCTGTGCCAAAAAGACGCCTACCTGTGCTCGGCCGTGGGTGTGGACATTACCGTGGCCTTCACCAAGCGTCTGGGGGCGGGGCTGTTCGGCGGGGAGGGGTTCGTCCTGCAAAAGCTCACCGGCGACGGCCTGGCGTTTATCCACGCCGGGGGCACGGTCATCGAAAAGGTGCTGGCCGCCGGGGAAGTCCTGCGGGTGGACACGGGCTGTCTGGCCGGATTCGAGGAGAGCGTGGACTACGACATCGGGTTCGTGGGCGGCTTCACCAACGCGCTTTTCGGGGGCGAGGGCATGTTTTTGGCCTCCATGACCGGTCCCGGCCGGGTTTATCTGCAAAGCCTGCCCTTTTCCCGGCTGGCCGACCGCATCCATTCGGCCAACTATGCGGGCCGCGAAGAAAAAAAGGGCGTCGCCGGGGTGGGCGGTTCGCTTTTGGGGGGCATCCTGGGCGGCGACAAATAG
- a CDS encoding glycosyltransferase family 2 protein: MSGRNYLGLCAIVKDEHLFLEEFVAYHQAIGFETFILYDNESAIPVAHTLRAQVERGLVRVVPVRGESMQMPCYTHCLETFRDQAAFLAFLDADEFMVLKKHADARLCVLDYEKHPGLAMHWVTYGSSGHLGRPGGLVLDTYTQALAGNVQNNHHVKCIVNTALAVAARDPHQFVFREPGMCCVDERGMPVTSALSPFCADVVQVNHYSFKSQEDYEAKMNRGRADVAALCGARTLDQFYAQAAAPIVSAPVLSRRMAARIKRAVDTGTPFCGIETDAACLAAADEAVLSRAAGRLLAEKKAAAAAVSLLARRCAGDGAWTTTGLLALACATLGMRERAVDLCRELLVREPSTRSHFLHFQVLLVLGDRAAAAAVGRYVKYACELFGAEASPQYAELRAMDAREGLGVWTRER, encoded by the coding sequence ATGTCAGGCAGGAATTATCTGGGGCTGTGCGCCATCGTCAAGGACGAGCATCTCTTTTTGGAGGAGTTCGTGGCTTACCACCAGGCCATCGGTTTTGAGACGTTTATCCTCTACGACAACGAAAGCGCCATTCCCGTGGCCCACACCCTGCGCGCCCAGGTGGAGCGGGGGCTGGTGAGGGTCGTTCCGGTTCGGGGCGAAAGCATGCAGATGCCGTGCTATACCCACTGTCTGGAGACCTTCCGGGACCAGGCGGCGTTTCTGGCCTTCCTGGATGCGGACGAATTCATGGTTCTCAAAAAACACGCCGACGCGCGGCTTTGCGTCCTGGACTACGAGAAGCACCCCGGCCTGGCCATGCACTGGGTGACCTACGGCTCCTCGGGACATCTGGGACGGCCGGGCGGGCTGGTCCTGGACACCTACACGCAGGCCCTGGCCGGGAACGTCCAAAACAACCATCACGTCAAATGCATCGTGAACACGGCCTTGGCCGTGGCCGCCCGCGATCCGCACCAGTTCGTGTTTCGCGAGCCCGGCATGTGCTGCGTGGACGAGCGGGGCATGCCCGTGACCAGCGCCCTGTCGCCCTTTTGCGCCGACGTGGTCCAGGTGAACCACTACAGCTTCAAGTCGCAGGAGGATTACGAGGCCAAGATGAACCGGGGGCGGGCCGACGTTGCGGCTCTGTGCGGCGCTCGCACCCTGGACCAGTTTTACGCCCAGGCCGCCGCGCCGATCGTGTCGGCCCCGGTCCTGTCCCGCCGCATGGCCGCCCGGATCAAGCGGGCCGTGGACACGGGGACGCCTTTTTGCGGGATCGAGACGGATGCGGCCTGCCTTGCGGCGGCTGACGAGGCGGTTTTGTCCCGGGCGGCGGGACGGCTTTTGGCCGAAAAAAAGGCCGCGGCGGCAGCGGTGTCGCTTTTGGCCAGACGGTGCGCCGGGGACGGCGCATGGACGACGACGGGACTTCTGGCCCTGGCCTGCGCCACGCTCGGGATGCGCGAGCGGGCCGTGGACCTGTGTCGGGAGCTGCTTGTCCGCGAACCCTCGACGCGCTCCCACTTCCTGCATTTCCAGGTGCTTCTGGTCCTGGGGGACCGGGCGGCGGCGGCGGCGGTGGGGCGCTACGTCAAATATGCCTGCGAACTGTTCGGGGCTGAGGCCTCCCCGCAGTACGCGGAACTGCGGGCCATGGACGCCCGGGAGGGGCTCGGGGTGTGGACCCGGGAACGCTGA
- a CDS encoding 4Fe-4S dicluster domain-containing protein, whose protein sequence is MPHKQKVLYIDYSTCIGCETCEYVCRFVHDTPRIHMMRTASGVMAPLYCRHCESPNCAKVCKRGAIVRDVDGAMILQPQLCRGCETRQCLLACPYAAMFETDTGVMLSKCDLCAGRRQIGLSPACAEMCPCGAIHFIPREDIAKIETGKSREAFERVMGHLRPGKGKEE, encoded by the coding sequence ATGCCGCACAAGCAAAAAGTCCTGTACATCGACTATTCCACCTGTATCGGGTGCGAAACCTGCGAATACGTGTGCCGGTTCGTCCACGACACCCCGCGCATCCATATGATGCGCACGGCCTCCGGGGTGATGGCCCCCCTGTACTGCCGCCACTGCGAAAGCCCCAACTGCGCCAAGGTCTGCAAGCGCGGGGCCATCGTGCGCGACGTGGACGGGGCCATGATCCTGCAACCGCAACTGTGCCGGGGCTGCGAGACCAGGCAGTGTCTTCTGGCCTGCCCCTACGCGGCCATGTTCGAGACCGATACCGGGGTCATGCTCTCCAAGTGCGACCTGTGCGCCGGACGGCGGCAGATCGGGCTGTCCCCGGCCTGCGCCGAGATGTGTCCCTGCGGGGCCATCCATTTCATCCCCCGGGAGGACATCGCCAAAATCGAGACCGGCAAGTCCCGGGAGGCCTTCGAGCGGGTCATGGGGCATCTGCGGCCGGGCAAGGGCAAAGAAGAATAG